The following proteins come from a genomic window of Irregularibacter muris:
- a CDS encoding ABC transporter ATP-binding protein encodes MLRIFKEFKPFVVFIGIIIVLLFLQASSELALPDYMSNIINVGIQQNGIENAVPAVMKTDTMEKIAFFLNQDERKIVEDNYRLIDKETLSQKEYESFHKKYPSLEKEKLYILDTDSKEEIERMNGFLGKAILMVAGIEGDIPQGMTSENTEKNPFADLPAGTDPFMVMKNLPPEQMDAVKAQMDEQINALPDSIIDQGAIQYIKSQYEDIGVNIRKTQSNYILWIGGLMLLISLGGMMASISVGFLSARVSSGLGRNLRDKIFKKVTAFSNGEFNDFSTASLITRSTNDIQQIQMFTVMLLRMVFYAPILGAGGVIRALRTNTSMAWIVAVGVMAILTLVILLFSVAMPKFKKLQKLVDKVNRVMRESLAGMLVIRAFNTQKFEEKKFDNANKDLTKTNLFVSRIMTTMMPTMMLIMNGITLLIVWIGAHQINDGAIQVGDMMAFMQYAMQIIMSFLMISMISIMLPRASVSAQRISEVLDKDLTIEDPTEPKELKKSGKGVLEFKNVSFKYPGAEECVLENISFTAKPGETTAFIGSTGSGKSTLVNLIPRFYDITEGEILLDGTDIRELRLHDLRERIGYVPQKGILFTGNIESNIRYGKNADVSDEDMQKAIEIAQAKEFIEQKEEGILSEIAQGGTNVSGGQRQRLSIARALAKKPEVFIFDDSFSALDFKTDAALRKAMGEEIKDRTVLIVAQRISTIMNAENIVVLDEGRIVGMGTHRELLKNCDVYKQIALSQLSEEELAR; translated from the coding sequence ATGTTAAGGATATTTAAGGAATTTAAACCCTTTGTTGTATTCATAGGGATTATCATAGTATTACTTTTCCTTCAAGCAAGTAGTGAGCTTGCCCTACCTGACTATATGTCCAATATTATCAATGTGGGGATACAACAAAATGGGATAGAAAATGCAGTGCCAGCAGTTATGAAAACCGATACCATGGAAAAGATAGCATTCTTTTTGAACCAAGATGAAAGAAAGATAGTAGAAGATAACTATAGATTAATAGATAAGGAAACTTTATCCCAGAAGGAATATGAAAGTTTTCATAAAAAATATCCCTCTTTAGAAAAAGAAAAGCTTTATATTTTAGATACCGATTCTAAAGAAGAGATTGAAAGGATGAATGGTTTTTTAGGTAAGGCTATTCTTATGGTAGCAGGTATAGAAGGAGATATCCCCCAGGGGATGACTTCAGAAAATACTGAGAAAAATCCCTTTGCTGACCTACCTGCGGGAACCGATCCTTTTATGGTAATGAAAAATTTACCCCCAGAACAAATGGATGCAGTAAAAGCCCAAATGGATGAACAGATTAATGCTTTACCTGATAGCATAATTGATCAAGGGGCCATTCAATATATAAAATCTCAATATGAAGATATTGGTGTCAATATCCGAAAGACCCAATCAAATTATATCTTGTGGATAGGTGGATTGATGTTACTGATTTCCCTTGGAGGCATGATGGCCTCTATATCGGTTGGTTTCTTATCTGCTCGGGTTTCTTCAGGACTTGGTAGAAACCTAAGGGATAAAATATTTAAAAAAGTAACGGCCTTTTCCAACGGAGAGTTTAATGATTTCTCCACAGCTTCTTTGATTACGCGAAGTACAAATGATATTCAACAGATACAGATGTTTACGGTCATGCTACTGAGAATGGTGTTTTATGCCCCTATTTTAGGTGCGGGTGGAGTGATCAGAGCCTTAAGGACAAACACTTCCATGGCATGGATTGTAGCCGTTGGGGTTATGGCTATTCTTACTTTAGTCATTCTTCTTTTTAGTGTAGCCATGCCAAAATTCAAGAAACTACAGAAGCTTGTCGATAAGGTCAACCGAGTCATGAGAGAGTCTCTTGCTGGAATGTTGGTCATCCGAGCCTTTAATACCCAGAAGTTTGAGGAAAAGAAGTTTGATAATGCCAATAAAGATTTAACAAAAACCAATCTTTTTGTATCTAGAATCATGACCACCATGATGCCTACAATGATGCTCATTATGAATGGCATTACTTTGCTTATTGTATGGATAGGCGCCCATCAAATCAACGATGGAGCTATACAGGTAGGGGATATGATGGCCTTTATGCAATACGCAATGCAAATTATTATGTCCTTTTTGATGATCTCCATGATCTCCATTATGCTGCCAAGGGCATCCGTATCCGCCCAAAGGATTTCAGAAGTATTGGATAAAGATCTTACTATTGAAGACCCTACAGAGCCTAAGGAATTAAAAAAGAGTGGAAAAGGAGTATTGGAGTTTAAAAATGTCAGCTTCAAATATCCAGGGGCAGAGGAATGTGTTTTAGAGAATATATCCTTTACCGCAAAACCAGGGGAAACCACTGCCTTTATCGGAAGTACGGGAAGTGGTAAATCAACGCTTGTTAATCTCATTCCACGATTTTACGATATAACCGAAGGGGAAATTCTTTTAGATGGTACAGATATAAGAGAATTAAGACTGCATGATTTAAGAGAAAGAATTGGTTATGTTCCTCAAAAAGGTATTTTGTTTACAGGAAATATAGAAAGCAATATTAGATATGGGAAAAATGCTGATGTCAGTGATGAAGATATGCAAAAGGCTATAGAAATCGCCCAAGCAAAGGAATTTATAGAGCAAAAGGAAGAGGGAATTTTGTCTGAAATCGCCCAAGGAGGAACTAATGTCTCAGGAGGGCAGAGACAAAGACTTTCTATTGCAAGGGCATTGGCTAAAAAACCTGAAGTATTTATCTTTGATGATAGTTTCTCCGCCCTAGACTTTAAAACTGATGCTGCACTACGAAAGGCCATGGGAGAGGAAATAAAAGATAGAACTGTGCTCATTGTCGCCCAGCGAATTAGTACCATTATGAATGCTGAAAACATTGTGGTATTAGACGAAGGAAGAATAGTAGGCATGGGAACCCATAGAGAACTTCTAAAGAATTGTGATGTTTACAAGCAAATTGCTCTATCACAACTATCAGAGGAGGAACTAGCACGATGA
- a CDS encoding ABC transporter ATP-binding protein, whose protein sequence is MSENNTRNNRPARMGRGPMGGMGGKFEKPKDFKGTFAKLLQYLKPYRIKLIIVMIFAAGSTVFSIIGPKILGKATTRIFEGLVSKVAGVANGGIDFQYISNILLLLLGLYAISALFSYIQGFIVTGVSQKISYNLRREIAEKVNKLPLKYFDSVSHGDVLSRVTNDVDTVSQTLNQSMSQIITSATTLVGVLIMMISISWQMTIAAILILPISMILVMTIIKRSQKYFKAQQESLGRVNGHIEEVYGGHQIMKAFNAEEEAISKFRDINGELYHSAWKSQFLSGMMMPIMNFVGNIGYVAVSILGGWYAVRKVIEVGDILSFIQYIRSFTQPIAQVAQISNVLQSTVAASERVFEFLGEEEEIKETEEPVQLEKVKGRVSFENIKFGYNEDKTIINNFSADIEPGQKVAIVGPTGAGKTTIVKLLMRFYDINKGRILVDDHDIKDFTREDLRDDFGMVLQDTWLFSGSIMENIRYGRLDATDEEVIKAAKSAHAHRFIQTLPEGYDMIINEEANNISQGQKQLLTIARAILSDPKILILDEATSSVDTRTEILIQRAMENLMKGRTSFIIAHRLSTIRDADLILVMKDGDIVEQGNHEELLEKNGFYAELYRSQFAA, encoded by the coding sequence ATGAGTGAAAATAATACAAGAAATAATAGACCTGCAAGGATGGGGCGAGGCCCTATGGGAGGTATGGGAGGAAAATTTGAAAAGCCTAAGGATTTCAAAGGAACCTTCGCAAAACTCCTTCAATATTTAAAACCCTATAGAATAAAACTGATTATCGTTATGATATTTGCTGCAGGAAGTACCGTGTTTTCTATTATAGGCCCTAAAATATTAGGAAAGGCGACAACAAGAATATTTGAAGGTTTAGTATCGAAAGTAGCGGGAGTGGCTAATGGAGGAATTGACTTTCAATATATATCCAACATTCTTCTTCTTTTACTGGGGCTATATGCCATATCTGCATTGTTTTCTTATATACAAGGATTTATCGTTACTGGGGTTTCCCAGAAAATATCCTATAATTTAAGAAGAGAAATCGCAGAAAAGGTCAATAAACTTCCCCTCAAATATTTTGATTCTGTATCCCATGGGGATGTATTATCCAGAGTCACCAATGATGTGGATACTGTAAGCCAAACTCTAAATCAAAGTATGAGTCAGATTATTACTTCTGCCACAACCCTTGTGGGTGTTCTCATTATGATGATATCCATAAGTTGGCAGATGACCATTGCGGCCATTTTAATATTGCCCATTTCCATGATTTTAGTCATGACCATTATCAAGAGATCTCAAAAATACTTTAAGGCCCAGCAAGAATCCCTGGGACGGGTAAATGGTCATATAGAGGAAGTTTATGGCGGGCATCAAATTATGAAAGCCTTTAATGCGGAGGAAGAAGCAATTTCAAAATTTAGAGACATTAATGGAGAACTATATCATTCTGCTTGGAAATCCCAATTTCTTTCCGGTATGATGATGCCCATTATGAACTTTGTGGGCAATATAGGATATGTAGCAGTATCCATTTTAGGTGGTTGGTATGCAGTAAGAAAAGTTATAGAAGTAGGAGATATTCTTTCCTTTATCCAATATATAAGAAGCTTTACTCAGCCTATCGCCCAGGTAGCTCAGATTAGTAATGTCTTACAGTCTACGGTTGCAGCATCAGAAAGAGTATTTGAATTTTTAGGAGAAGAGGAAGAAATTAAGGAAACAGAAGAACCTGTTCAACTAGAGAAAGTCAAAGGAAGAGTAAGCTTTGAAAATATTAAATTTGGATACAATGAAGACAAGACCATCATCAACAATTTCTCAGCGGATATTGAGCCAGGACAAAAAGTAGCTATAGTAGGACCTACAGGAGCAGGAAAGACCACTATTGTAAAACTCCTCATGAGATTTTATGATATCAATAAGGGGAGAATCCTTGTAGATGATCACGATATCAAAGACTTTACCCGGGAAGATTTAAGAGATGATTTCGGTATGGTTCTTCAAGATACATGGCTTTTTTCTGGAAGCATCATGGAGAATATCCGATATGGAAGACTGGATGCCACAGATGAAGAAGTGATAAAAGCTGCAAAATCTGCCCATGCCCATCGGTTTATACAAACCCTACCGGAAGGATATGATATGATCATCAATGAAGAAGCCAATAATATTTCCCAAGGACAAAAACAGCTTCTTACCATTGCTAGAGCAATTCTTTCTGACCCTAAGATTCTGATTCTAGATGAGGCAACTTCTTCGGTAGATACTAGAACGGAAATTTTAATCCAAAGAGCAATGGAGAATCTCATGAAAGGAAGAACATCCTTTATTATTGCCCACAGACTTTCCACCATAAGGGATGCAGACTTAATCCTTGTCATGAAGGATGGAGACATCGTAGAACAGGGTAACCATGAGGAACTTTTAGAAAAAAATGGATTCTATGCAGAACTTTATAGAAGTCAGTTTGCCGCTTAA
- a CDS encoding EcsC family protein, whose product MDRQLSKELKKLKKREEKFLNKKENALLKSKIAPMMNKIQEKIPAKLKSTLENAFFKGFQLVFEKGNTYIEKTYDKDKIQLEHDLNNYAVDKKMGKKYIKRLDKQVNHSKLVNSSFSVLEGGVLGVLGIGLPDIPLFIAVIMRTVYEIALNYGYDYKKEEEKAYILLVISGAMTQGSRQQIFNEQLDELGNQIDQQVQGDINLEERIKETAQVLSEAMLTAKFIQGIPVVGAVGGIVNYHMIRKIGRYASVKYKKRYLMKKTENK is encoded by the coding sequence ATGGATAGACAATTGAGTAAAGAACTAAAGAAGTTGAAAAAACGGGAAGAAAAATTCCTAAATAAGAAAGAGAATGCATTGTTAAAATCTAAGATAGCTCCTATGATGAATAAAATTCAAGAGAAAATACCAGCGAAATTGAAAAGCACCTTAGAAAATGCTTTTTTTAAGGGATTTCAATTGGTCTTTGAAAAGGGAAATACCTATATTGAAAAAACCTATGATAAGGATAAAATCCAGTTGGAACATGATTTAAATAATTATGCAGTAGACAAGAAAATGGGGAAAAAATATATCAAAAGATTAGATAAACAAGTCAATCATTCAAAACTTGTTAATTCCTCTTTTTCAGTTTTAGAAGGAGGAGTTTTAGGTGTACTGGGCATTGGATTGCCCGACATTCCTCTCTTTATTGCAGTGATTATGAGGACCGTTTATGAAATCGCACTAAATTATGGCTATGATTATAAAAAAGAGGAGGAGAAGGCATATATTCTCCTTGTCATCTCCGGAGCAATGACCCAAGGAAGTAGGCAACAAATATTCAATGAACAATTAGATGAATTAGGGAATCAGATTGACCAGCAAGTTCAAGGAGATATAAATCTAGAGGAACGAATAAAGGAGACAGCCCAAGTTTTATCAGAGGCAATGCTAACCGCAAAATTTATTCAAGGGATTCCAGTGGTTGGAGCTGTGGGAGGAATAGTTAATTATCATATGATAAGAAAAATAGGAAGATATGCCAGTGTAAAATATAAGAAACGATACCTAATGAAAAAGACTGAAAATAAATAG
- a CDS encoding SprT-like domain-containing protein: MIQYQYDNKNIIKKRAYITQEFMKLSPNIKSKRIKEISPEDIKILFELYDKVFLNKHLENNFPGNFKFSLSKRMTRSAGLTLCPKNIGERKPEEVIIEIRIGVNFFFQYHLLERDKKVCEIQSHHALEALQLVLEHEICHVIEFIYFHQSSCKGNQFKTIARNLFGHTSSYHELPSNREIAKEKFNLHIGDKITFDFEEKILEGMIYAINKRATVMVPDKKGQYADKEGNKYNKYYVPVGKIKKCEIKG, translated from the coding sequence ATGATTCAATATCAATATGACAATAAAAACATTATCAAAAAAAGGGCCTATATTACCCAAGAATTTATGAAATTATCTCCGAATATCAAAAGTAAGAGGATAAAAGAAATATCTCCAGAGGATATAAAAATACTCTTTGAACTCTATGACAAAGTATTTTTAAATAAGCATCTAGAAAATAATTTCCCAGGGAATTTTAAATTTTCCCTTTCCAAGCGTATGACTAGAAGTGCAGGCCTTACCCTATGCCCTAAAAATATAGGTGAAAGAAAACCAGAGGAAGTTATCATTGAAATTCGCATAGGAGTCAACTTCTTTTTTCAATACCATCTTTTAGAAAGGGATAAAAAAGTATGTGAGATTCAAAGTCATCATGCCCTTGAAGCTCTGCAATTGGTATTAGAGCATGAGATTTGCCATGTCATAGAGTTTATCTATTTCCACCAATCTAGCTGCAAAGGAAATCAATTTAAAACCATAGCAAGAAATCTTTTTGGACACACCAGTAGTTACCACGAACTTCCCTCCAACAGAGAAATAGCAAAGGAAAAGTTTAATCTACATATTGGGGATAAAATAACCTTTGATTTTGAAGAGAAGATCTTAGAGGGAATGATTTATGCCATTAACAAGCGGGCTACTGTTATGGTGCCAGATAAAAAGGGACAATATGCAGATAAAGAAGGGAATAAATACAACAAATATTATGTGCCTGTAGGTAAGATAAAGAAATGTGAAATCAAGGGATAG
- a CDS encoding 4-hydroxy-3-methylbut-2-enyl diphosphate reductase: MNKKIILADKSGFCFGVKRAVDITVDQKKSADAKLYTLGPLIHNNDVIHRLKEKGIDQIDEDDLETLEPKDTIIIRSHGVTLNVIGNIEKSGSKMVNATCPFVTKIQKIAEKYHDLGYQIIIVGDENHPEVVGINGWCNNSAIITKDGSNLSDLPAKVCVVAQTTERLFNFEKVVDIVSKKCEEVLTFNTICSATKERQESADEVSKQVDLMIVIGGKHSSNSKKLFDICRTNCENTIFIENSLELPTEAFDKEDVKTIGITAGASTPDWIIQDVIEKIK; the protein is encoded by the coding sequence ATGAATAAAAAAATAATACTTGCAGATAAATCTGGATTTTGTTTTGGTGTAAAAAGAGCAGTAGATATTACCGTTGATCAAAAAAAGTCAGCAGATGCAAAGCTTTATACCTTAGGTCCTCTGATTCATAATAACGATGTGATTCATCGGCTAAAGGAAAAAGGGATCGATCAAATAGATGAGGATGACCTAGAAACATTAGAGCCTAAGGATACGATTATCATTCGATCCCATGGAGTGACACTCAATGTCATTGGTAATATAGAGAAAAGTGGTTCGAAAATGGTAAATGCTACCTGCCCCTTTGTCACTAAAATTCAAAAAATAGCTGAAAAATATCATGATTTAGGATATCAAATTATTATCGTGGGAGATGAAAATCATCCAGAGGTAGTGGGCATTAATGGTTGGTGTAATAATTCTGCGATTATCACAAAGGATGGCAGTAACTTATCCGATCTTCCGGCCAAGGTATGTGTAGTTGCTCAAACCACCGAAAGATTATTTAATTTTGAGAAAGTCGTAGATATTGTTTCAAAAAAATGTGAGGAGGTACTCACATTTAATACCATATGCAGTGCGACTAAGGAAAGACAGGAAAGTGCAGATGAAGTTTCCAAACAGGTTGATTTAATGATTGTCATCGGAGGGAAACACAGCTCTAATAGTAAAAAACTATTTGATATTTGTCGTACCAACTGTGAAAATACTATTTTTATAGAAAATAGCCTTGAACTTCCAACAGAAGCCTTTGACAAGGAAGATGTGAAGACCATAGGCATTACTGCTGGAGCTTCTACTCCAGATTGGATTATTCAAGATGTGATTGAAAAAATAAAATGA
- the ispG gene encoding flavodoxin-dependent (E)-4-hydroxy-3-methylbut-2-enyl-diphosphate synthase gives MINRVHTRKIRVGDIYVGGDSSIKVQSMTNTDTRDVVSTVKQIVQLEEVGCEIIRCAVPDMEASEALKKIIKEIHIPLVADIHFDYRLALKAIENGVAALRINPGNIGSEDRVKAVVEAAKSKGIPIRIGVNSGSLQKDILEKYGEVCPEALVDSALRHVEILEELNFFDIAISAKSSDVSEMIECYRLLSQKVDYPLHVGVTESGTLRMGTIKSSVGIGTLLAEGIGDTIRVSLTGDPIEEIKVGKDILKSLGYLEEGIEFISCPTCGRTQIDLIKIAQEVEERLGKVNKHIKVAVMGCAVNGPGEARRADIGIAGGNGQGLIFKKGEIIKKVKEEDLVEELIREIEKI, from the coding sequence ATGATCAATAGAGTGCATACAAGAAAAATTAGAGTAGGAGATATCTATGTAGGTGGAGACTCCTCTATTAAAGTACAATCCATGACCAATACAGATACAAGGGATGTAGTTTCCACAGTCAAACAAATAGTACAATTAGAAGAAGTGGGTTGTGAGATCATTCGCTGTGCTGTACCGGATATGGAAGCCAGTGAAGCTTTGAAAAAGATAATAAAAGAAATTCATATCCCCTTGGTAGCGGATATACACTTTGATTATAGACTAGCTCTAAAGGCTATAGAGAACGGCGTGGCAGCCCTAAGAATAAATCCCGGCAATATTGGAAGCGAAGATCGGGTGAAAGCTGTGGTGGAAGCTGCTAAGAGTAAGGGAATACCTATTCGGATAGGAGTCAATTCCGGTTCTTTACAAAAAGATATTCTTGAAAAATATGGAGAGGTATGTCCAGAGGCCTTGGTAGATAGTGCCCTAAGGCATGTGGAAATACTAGAGGAATTAAACTTCTTTGATATCGCTATTTCTGCTAAGTCCTCTGATGTTTCGGAAATGATAGAATGTTATCGACTATTATCCCAGAAAGTGGATTATCCACTACATGTGGGAGTCACTGAATCGGGCACTTTAAGAATGGGAACCATAAAATCAAGTGTAGGTATAGGAACCCTTTTAGCAGAGGGAATAGGAGATACCATTAGAGTATCTTTGACAGGAGATCCTATTGAAGAAATAAAAGTAGGTAAGGATATCTTAAAATCCTTAGGCTACTTAGAAGAAGGCATAGAATTTATTTCCTGTCCTACCTGTGGAAGGACGCAAATAGATTTGATTAAAATAGCCCAGGAAGTGGAAGAAAGACTTGGAAAAGTGAATAAGCATATCAAAGTAGCGGTTATGGGTTGCGCGGTCAATGGACCCGGAGAAGCTAGAAGAGCAGACATCGGCATAGCAGGAGGGAATGGCCAAGGTTTGATCTTTAAAAAAGGGGAAATTATTAAAAAAGTTAAAGAAGAGGATCTAGTCGAAGAATTAATAAGGGAAATCGAAAAAATATAA
- the rlmD gene encoding 23S rRNA (uracil(1939)-C(5))-methyltransferase RlmD has protein sequence MKKEQVKVKCIGMDERGKGIVKVRGQRIHVPNLIEGETAVVEIIQRKNFKEVKVVQILEKSKYRVVPDQSLEGQWEGCQLQHLSNEGQAEFKQKMVERLLKPYGKVSKILTMDDPYHYRNKVISTVAYNQKREIISGIYEENTHRVIPVTQCMIHNKQADKIISTIRKIAKTYKMQPYNEDARQGFLRHILIRTGFATKEVMVVLVVSNQIFPGKKNFIKELLKVHPEITTIVMNINNRQTSVVLGDKEQVLYGKGYIEDILCERVFQISAKSFYQINPIQTEVLYGKAIEMAKLKGNEVVLDAYCGIGTISLIVSDKVKEVIGVEVNKEAVKDAIKNAKRNKITNAYFHQEDAGEFMVGLAKQKQTIHTVFMDPPRGGSDQKFLSSLVRLSPKQIVYISCNPTTQERDLRYLTKQGYKVREIQPVDMFPQTVHVESIILMTYCGSEAKQ, from the coding sequence ATGAAAAAGGAACAAGTAAAGGTAAAATGTATTGGCATGGATGAAAGAGGAAAGGGTATTGTAAAAGTTAGAGGACAGAGAATTCACGTTCCCAATCTAATAGAGGGGGAAACGGCAGTAGTAGAAATAATCCAAAGGAAGAACTTTAAAGAGGTTAAAGTCGTTCAAATTCTAGAAAAATCAAAATATAGAGTTGTGCCTGACCAAAGCTTAGAGGGTCAATGGGAAGGCTGTCAATTACAGCATTTATCCAATGAAGGTCAAGCAGAATTTAAGCAAAAGATGGTAGAAAGATTACTGAAACCCTATGGCAAGGTAAGTAAAATATTGACCATGGATGATCCCTATCATTATCGGAATAAGGTCATTTCTACAGTAGCTTATAATCAAAAGAGGGAAATCATTTCAGGGATTTATGAGGAAAATACCCATCGGGTAATTCCTGTTACACAGTGCATGATTCATAATAAACAGGCAGATAAAATTATTTCAACTATACGTAAAATAGCGAAAACCTATAAAATGCAACCCTATAATGAAGATGCGAGACAAGGATTTTTGCGACATATACTAATAAGAACAGGATTTGCTACTAAAGAAGTCATGGTTGTACTCGTTGTTTCCAATCAAATATTCCCTGGAAAAAAGAATTTTATAAAAGAACTCCTTAAAGTTCATCCAGAGATTACCACCATTGTGATGAATATCAATAACCGCCAGACCAGCGTAGTGTTGGGAGATAAAGAACAGGTTTTATACGGCAAAGGCTACATAGAGGATATCCTATGTGAACGTGTATTTCAAATCTCTGCCAAGTCTTTCTACCAGATTAACCCTATCCAGACTGAGGTTTTATATGGAAAAGCCATAGAAATGGCAAAACTAAAGGGCAATGAAGTGGTTTTAGATGCTTATTGTGGTATTGGGACCATCTCTCTCATTGTAAGCGATAAAGTAAAAGAAGTCATCGGAGTGGAAGTAAATAAAGAGGCGGTAAAGGATGCCATCAAAAACGCCAAAAGAAATAAAATCACCAATGCTTATTTCCATCAAGAGGATGCTGGGGAATTTATGGTAGGCCTGGCCAAACAAAAACAAACTATCCACACTGTCTTTATGGATCCTCCTCGAGGTGGTAGCGACCAAAAGTTTTTATCCTCATTGGTTCGTCTATCCCCCAAACAAATCGTCTATATCTCCTGTAACCCTACTACACAAGAACGGGATTTGAGGTATTTGACCAAGCAGGGTTATAAAGTAAGAGAAATACAGCCTGTGGACATGTTTCCTCAGACCGTGCACGTTGAGAGTATAATTCTGATGACATATTGTGGTTCGGAGGCAAAACAATAG
- a CDS encoding MBL fold metallo-hydrolase: MNKIVMLDISFEYGDETKTINPIILIDKNDVVLVDCGYPALLTLLEDEMKLKGIDPDSLTKVLITHHDDDHMGALYEIKEKYPHIKVVSSEIESEYISGKRKSLRLLQAEEILKVMPEEQKQFGIDFCETLRKVKSVNVDITVKDGDNFDWAGGCQVISTPGHTPGHISLFLTETNSIVTGDAAVIENGELVIANPQFTLDLSTAENSLEKIMSMNVDNYYCYHGGKLIRTTTR, encoded by the coding sequence ATGAACAAAATAGTAATGCTAGATATTAGCTTTGAGTATGGAGATGAAACGAAAACTATAAATCCCATTATATTAATAGATAAAAATGATGTTGTTTTAGTTGATTGCGGTTACCCAGCCCTTTTAACTTTATTAGAAGATGAAATGAAATTAAAAGGAATAGACCCAGATTCATTGACAAAAGTACTGATTACACATCATGACGATGACCATATGGGAGCTTTATATGAAATTAAAGAAAAATATCCACATATTAAGGTGGTTTCAAGTGAAATAGAGAGTGAGTATATTTCTGGTAAAAGGAAATCACTTAGACTGTTGCAAGCAGAGGAAATACTAAAGGTCATGCCAGAAGAACAGAAACAATTTGGAATTGATTTCTGTGAAACCTTAAGAAAAGTTAAATCTGTCAATGTAGATATAACAGTTAAAGATGGAGATAATTTTGATTGGGCAGGAGGGTGTCAGGTTATATCTACTCCTGGTCATACGCCGGGTCATATTTCATTATTTTTAACAGAGACTAATTCCATTGTAACAGGTGATGCGGCAGTTATAGAAAATGGTGAATTAGTAATTGCAAATCCGCAATTTACACTTGACTTAAGTACAGCTGAAAATTCATTAGAGAAGATTATGTCTATGAATGTAGATAATTATTATTGCTATCATGGAGGAAAATTAATTAGAACCACAACTAGGTAA
- a CDS encoding alpha/beta fold hydrolase, whose translation MENIYKSEVGKQEVMEQYRKILASWPVENHQYKVNTSFGPTFIIESGSKENPPLILLHGSVSNSYTWYGDVASLSKTHNVYAIDIIGEAGLSATSRPGYEDGAYALWLNETINALKLSSCSIVAMSLGGWMTLSFATTYPDKVDNLILLCPGGLAHEKASFLWKAIFFSLLGKWGQLQTLKLVGGGNISSSSSSGLEEDLALSSLTFKYFKPRTAKMPLFTDQSLSKLTMPILMLFGDSDQLIPANKSIKRLKKFARQPKIELLPDTGHLIVNQADRILKFLKNNK comes from the coding sequence ATGGAGAATATATATAAGTCAGAAGTAGGCAAGCAAGAAGTTATGGAGCAATACCGAAAAATACTTGCTAGTTGGCCAGTGGAAAACCACCAATATAAAGTTAATACAAGTTTTGGACCGACTTTTATCATAGAGTCTGGTTCAAAGGAGAATCCCCCTCTGATCCTCCTGCATGGAAGCGTATCGAATTCTTACACTTGGTACGGCGATGTAGCTTCTCTTTCTAAAACCCACAATGTCTATGCAATCGACATTATTGGAGAGGCAGGCTTATCAGCGACAAGCCGACCAGGCTATGAAGATGGCGCATACGCTCTATGGTTGAATGAAACAATAAATGCACTTAAATTAAGCTCTTGTTCAATTGTAGCTATGTCATTAGGTGGCTGGATGACTTTGAGTTTCGCTACCACCTATCCAGATAAGGTTGACAATTTAATTTTGCTTTGTCCAGGAGGTCTTGCACATGAAAAAGCCAGTTTCCTATGGAAAGCTATCTTTTTCTCACTTCTTGGAAAATGGGGTCAGCTACAAACACTGAAATTAGTGGGTGGTGGTAATATTTCTTCGTCATCATCATCCGGATTAGAAGAAGATCTTGCATTATCATCACTTACATTCAAATATTTCAAACCGCGAACGGCAAAAATGCCCCTTTTTACTGATCAGTCACTTAGTAAATTAACTATGCCTATTTTAATGCTTTTTGGCGATTCTGATCAATTAATACCAGCTAATAAGAGTATTAAGCGACTTAAAAAATTTGCACGACAACCTAAGATCGAGCTACTGCCTGATACGGGTCATCTAATTGTCAACCAAGCAGATAGGATACTAAAATTCTTGAAAAATAATAAGTAG